Part of the Eshraghiella crossota genome is shown below.
ATTTTTAACCTTTTTCGCAAAATTCTTAACAGGTTTTGCAAGTGATACAGGATAAAAAATATAGTCTTTAAAGAAAGTACCAAGCGTTATATGCCATCTTCTCCAGAATTCCGAAGCATTCTTTGACGCAAACGGCTGTCTGAAATTCTCAGGAAGATTAATTCCGAATATCTGTCCGGAACCGATGATTATATCCATTCCGCCTGAAAATTCCATATAAAGCTGTGCTGTATATGCCATTGCACCAACAAGCATAATTGAACCGTCAAGTTTCTGATAGTTACTGAAAATATATGAAACCATATAATAAAATCTGTCCGCAACTACCATTTTCTTAAACAGTCCCCATGCGATTCTCTGATATCCGAACTTCAGGTTATTAAATGTAATTCCCCTGCCGGCATATAAATCATCGGCAGTTTCGCTAAATCTTGCAATAGGTCCTTCCATTGTCTGCGGAAAAAAGCTTAGATACAATGCAACTTTGGCAAAATTGTGTTCTGCTTTGATTGTTCCCCTGTATACATCCGTAAGATAGGAAATAATCTCCAACGTATAAAAAGAAATTCCGATAGGTACCAGAAAACGAATCGGTGCAAATTTCCACTTTGAACCAAACACGTTCGTCAAATCAATAAAAGATTTTGCAAAAAAATTAGTATATTTTAATACAACAAGTACAAGCAGATTAAGCACAATGCCTAATGCCAATACTTTTCTCTTAGCTTTTGTAACTGCCTTTTGCCCATCACTCTTCTTTTCTCCTATTTTTTCAATCCATCTGGCAAAGAAATATGCAACCAATATAGCTGCAATCAGATATATAATCAGTCCTTTACTGAATGAGCAGAAAAAAATACAGTTCGCACATAACAATACTATGTACCTGAACTTCTGGGGTACAAGCTGATAAAGTAATATTGTGGCCGGCAGAAATGCCACAACATATACCAGCATATGATATGCCACTATTCTTCCTCTTTAAGTCTTTCAATCATGGCCCATAAGCTCTTAGCAGAATTGAAATTCTCAGGAATAAGTTCTACAGGTGCGATTTCTACATCAAACGCATCCTCTATCTCTGATACAAGTGATAAAATAGCAAATGAATCAAGAATATGATCATCAATAAGTGTTGTTGTATTTTCGTAATCAACACCAGGTACAATTTCCTCTAAAATATTAATAAGTTCTTCCATTTTTTCCTCCTATTGTCCGTCATTAATCAGATGTGTTCCAATGCGATCCCTTACTCTGACAAATCCGGTATCCTTATTATAAAAAATTACTGCCGGAAGTTCGCGGCTTAAAAACAGCGCCATACCCTCCGTAATAGAATAAGCACCACAGTTTTTAAAAATCAGGATATCTCCTTTATCTAACTGTGGAAGACTTACATCTCTTAATATTACATCATTTACGGTACAAAGTGAACCACAAATATTAATTTTTTGCAATTCATAAGAATTGTTACAGGTTATTACATCCATAAAAGGCTTTTTCATGCCAAGTGTCTGTCCGTAATAATTAATCTGATGTATACCGCCGTCAACAATGGCATATTCACTGCCGTTATTACATTTCCTGTCCACAACCTCAGTACAATAATAACCACATTCAGATGCAATAAATCTGCCCATTTCAAGTGTTATATGTTTAAATGATTTAATATTCTTTAATATGTCTTTAAGTTCGGATAACTGTTCCCCAAAGGATGGAGTCTCCTCACCTTCAAAATAATTGAATAACAATCCAGGACCGTATTCCAGAATATCTGTTGCAACGCCATATTCATCCTGAAGTTCCTTTGCGAACTCCTCAAGCATGGCAACTTCTTTTATTACTTTTTTGAGTTTTTTCTGTGTTCCCGAATAATAATGTATTCCTGCAAAATCCAGATATTCGTTGTCTTTGAGCTGCAAAAGTATGTTTTTAAACATATCTTTATCTATTCCAAACTGATTACCGCTTGTAAGTCTTATAACAACTCTGATATGGATATTTTTTTCTTTACATACCTTGGAAAGTATATCATAATGTTCCGCTGATTCTATTGTAAAAATTCCATCTCCGTTACATAATGACATGATTCTTTCCATTGATTCATAGGTCTTATTAACCCCTGAAACAATTATCACATCTTTTTTAACAGAATGTCTCTGGCATATCTCATATTCTCCCGGAGAGCACACTTCATATCTGTCAATATAGTCCTTCATTTCTTCGATGATAAAAGGATTGGCTTTCATCGCATAACATATATTGATGTCTTTACCAAGTATCTTTTTAATATTAAGAACTCTTTCTTTTAATGCGTCCAGGTCGAAGATATACGAAGGAGAACCATACTTTAAGATGCATTCCTTTATAAGTTCCTTATTCATTTCCTGCCACCTCTGTATATCTCTTTAAGAGTATTTCTGTCTATTTTGCCATTCTTTGTAAGCGGCATCTCATCTATCTGCATAAAAAGGTTAGGAACCATAAAATCAGGAACTTTTGTCTTTAATTCCGCAATAAGTTCTGCTTTATCAATTCCGCCCACATAAAATGATACCATTTTATTCTTTGCTTCATCAAAGAAAGTACATACCCTGTCGATTCCGCATATTGAACCGATGGCAATATCAACTTCTTCAAGTTCTATTCTGTGTCCCATGTGTTTTATCTGGAAATCTTTTCTACCCGAAAATACAAACATACCTTCATCATTGTAGTATGCCAGATCACCTGTCTTGTATATAAGTTCGTTAAAATTATCATTTAACGGATTCTGTACAAATGCTTTTGCTGTAGCTTCCTTGTTGTTGTAATAACCAAGGGCAAGTGCAGTTCCTGACACACACACTTCTCCCGGAATATTCTTATCGGTTATTTCAGAATTATCATCATCTAACAGGAAAACGTGTTCATTAAGAAAAGCATTGCCCATAGGAAGTTTCTCGTCATCGCTGTATTCCCTGTCTATTATGTAATATGTACAGTTACATGTTATTTCTGTAGGTCCGTACAAATTAACAAACATAGCGTCTTTGTAATAGCTTCTCCACGCATTAAGCTGTTTAACAGGCATCATTTCACCGCTGAACATAATCTTGTTAATTGCGTGGGGTGCCTTATATTTAAGTCCGTGAAGTCTGTTTAACAGGCAAAGTGCCGATACTGCCCAGATTAATGTTGTAACATTATTATCATCAAGCATATCACATACATTATTAGGGAACATAAAATATTCCTTAGGGATAATGATAAGTGTTGCACCGGTCTTTATGCACGAATATATGTCTTTAACAGACACATCAAAATCAAATGGTGCCTGATTGCCGATTACATCTTTATCCGTTATTCCGAATGTCTCTGTAAACACATTAATAAAATCAATTACCGACCTATGGCATACCACAACGCATTTTGGGTCCCCCGTTGAGCCGGATGTAAATATACCGTACAAAGGGTCTGTGTCAAGTGCGTTCTTTCTTATTGTGGAAAGCACGGCTTCATCAATATCTTTTTCAACAGAATTAATATCAAGAACTGTTCCTTTGTACTCACATTCCCTGATTCTATCAAACTTGTCCTCATCTGTTATGACAACAGAAGGCTTAAGTACGTTGAATATCTTCATAACTCTTTCTTTTGGGAAAGATGGGTCTATTAAAACATAAAACCCTCCTGCATATACAATCCCAAAGAATGTGGTAAGAACCCTGACACTTTTATTGCCATATACAACAACAGGTTTCCTCCTGACGTCATATTCAGATAAAAATGTTCCTATTCTTTTTGCATTTATAACAAGTTCTTTATATGTTATTTCTGAATTATTATCTTTTACTGCTGTTTTATCCGGATAGTTCAATGAAGAATTTTCCAGAAATGTCAATACATTGTACATTTTAACCTCTTACTTAATTTGTCTTTGCATAGTAACCGAATTTAAAGCCTTTGGCCCTGAGTCCGTCAATAAGGTCTCCGAGCATCTTTGTATCGGTAGTTGATACTCCGTGCAAAAGGAAGATTTCACCACCATGTGCCTGATTAATTGCTTTCTGTAATGATTCGCCTACATCCGGCTGGTCATCAACAACCCAGTCCCTATGTGCAAAGCTCCAGAATACAGAACGATATCCAAGGCTCTGGACAATTGCAAGACTCTGTTCACTGAATGCACCTGTTGGAAATCTAAAAAGGTACATTTCATAGTTGTAATTTTCAAGCATATAGTCATGAACATCTTTTATTTCTTTAATCTGGTCTTCAACTGAAAGTGACTGAAGTCCGGCACTTGGATGAGTTACGGTGTGGTTACCTATTACATGTCCCTCATCTATCATTCTCTTGATAAGTTCAGGTTCTGATTTAGCGAAAGGAAGTGTAACAAAAAATACCGCTTTGACATTCTTTTCCTTTAATGTATCAAGAATTTCAGGTGTATTTCCATATTCATATCCTTCATCAAATGTAAGGAAAACATATTTGCTGTTAGGCTGTATGAAATCAACGGCATATTTACCATATTTGGTCTTGTAATAATTGCAGCCGTTAGGCCTGTTATTCTCATCCCTGTCTTCATTGCTGAAACCAAATGGAATTGTCTTATTGTCTATTTTGTTAAAATCTGTATTAGCATCAACCTTTACTTCTGCTCCGCTGTTAAGATAATCAACTTTGACAGCTTCCGTTACTTCTACGGTTACAGGCAGAGTTGAGTAATTACCTGCACTGTCTACTGCTACAGCATATACAGTATAAGTTCCCTTTTCATTAAATGACACAGTGGACTTAATCTTGCCGGCCACATCATCAAGTTCATCTGCCATAACAAAACCTGTCTTGCATTCTGTAGCATCTGTTATATTGGTTATTACTTTGTCAGCCTCAAGTTCCTGTCCCGCTGGAACCTTTTGTGTTGTATTGGCTACATCAATTACAGGTTTTTTAGTATCTTTTACCGAAACAGTAACTGTATAAGTATTACCGTCACATGTCACCTTAATTTCGTATTCGCCGACATTCTTCGCATTAACCGATGTGCTGTCAATTACAGCTGTGCTGACCTTATCAGAAGGTCCGTTTAAAACATCCGAAGGACTTATTTTAAAATCGCTTCCGTCCGCTTCATATTCAATCTTTGATGTTTTTAATGAAACTTTATTATTATTCTTATTATTCTTATCAAGTTTATTAACTATGATTAATATTATTCCAAGTATTATAACCGTGAGAACAAGTACAAGAAGCACAAGTCCCGTTGTAGTATTTTTTCTTTTTTTCTTTTTTCTTACATTATTTTCTGCCATAACCTCTTCCTTATCCCGACTAAGTAATTGTCGTATTATTCTTACTTTTTTATATGTTGCATAAACTTCAACTGCCCATGTCATCCTATAGTATTACATTTAGTATATTTATTGTCAACTAAATTATAATTGTTTCAATAAAAGAACAACCTATGATAACTATAAATGCGGGAATATATTTGATATTTTTCTTTTTCGTGTATATTAAATATATTGCCGTTCCAAAAAAAATATCATGTAAACTCATATACAGCAAAAGCCTGAAAGCCATTCTTATATCAGATGACAACACGCATACCGCAATAACCAATGACAGCCCGAAACCCCACATTGCCGATATAATATATTTTAAATAACTGCGATACATCGACCTGCAGGCAATGGCAATTATTGTTATATTTCTCAGATTTTTAAGAAAAACACGTTCAAAAATATGTATATAATCAAAATATTTTTTTATATCCTTGATGTTATTTTTTAATAATGTGTGCCATTCCCTTATCTGTGTATTGGCAGGATAAATGCAAAAAATCACTCCTGCCATAACAGCAACAAGAAAAATATAAATGACTGTCCTGAATTTATAAAATAAGCCTCTTTCCATAGCATATACTATGAAAAAAGGCTTTAAATTATGCTTTTATATACTTATCTTTATATGCAAGTATGGCAGCTATTGTTTTACCATCCTGTATCCGGCCGCTATATATCATGCCTGCAAGCTCATCAATATCATGTATTTCTACATTAATAAACTCGTTAGGATCAGGATTGCTTTTTGTGTGGACGAGATTAGTCGCAACAAACACATCAAAAGTCTCTCCAAATACTGCAACTGTTGTTGAAATTGTAAACAGTTTTTCAAGACAGTCTGAATGATATCCCGTCTCTTCCTCTAATTCCCTTGCCGCACATACTATGGATTCTTCATCAGGTGAATCCTTACATCCTGCAGGGATTTCAAGAACTTCCTTATCAAGGGCATTTCTGTATTGCCTTACAAGAATTATCCTGCCATCAGGTAATACCGGAATAACAGCTGCCGCTCCTTTTTTATGAAGAACGGTATCCCATACCTCCGTATTGCCGTTTTTAAATTTCATTGTATCGGCATACACATCAACAACAGCACCCGCATACTTTAATTCCCTTTTGATTCTCTGCATATCTGCCATATTATTTAAGCCCTGTACATTTTTCGTAACATTTATCGGTAGCTGCTATAATGGAATGTCTGAATCCATTCTCTTCAAGAGCCGCAACTCCGGCAATAGTTGTTCCTGCCGGTGAACATACCCTGTCTTTTAATACTGCAGGATGTTCCTTGGTGGTAAGAACCATATCCGCCGCACCTTTGACGGTCATTGCCGCAAATTCAATGGCATCGTTCCTTGACATCCCGTATTTAACGGCACTGTCTGCCAAAGCTTCAATAAACATATATACATAGGCAGGTGAACTTCCCGATACGCAGGTCACCGTATTGAGTAATTTCTCGTCAACTATTCTGAATTTGCCAAATGAGCTGAAGAACTGTGCGATAACATCCATTTCTTCAAGGTCAAATTCCTTTGGATTATAGGATACGCCTGTCATTCCTTCACCGATTAAAGCCGGTGTGTTAGGCATGCATCTTACAATTCTTACCTGTGCACTGAATTTGTTCTGTATGTAGTCTGTTGTTATACCCGGTGCAAGGGATATTATTATCTTCTCAGCGGTAACAACATTATTAATACTTCTTATAACTTCATCATAGCATTGTGGTTTCACAGCGAGAATTATATATTTTACACTGTTGGCAAGCTCTATATTAGTCTCTGCCACCGCAACACCTGTCTCTTTTGCCACATTATTTCTAAGCATTTCAGACGCATCCGTTATCATTACCTGATTAGGATTATACACTCTCAAAACACCATTTAACATAGCTTTACCCATATTGCCAACGCCAATAAAACCAAATGTATTCATAAAATTACCTCTTATCTTTCTGAAAGAATCTTACGGACTGTAACAAGTTTTACACAAAGTGTAAATAATTCCGCTGCCTGCTTTAATTCATCCAGTGTAGGATATGAAGGTGCGATTCTTATGACGGAATCCTTAGGGTCTTTTCCGTAAGGGAATGGAGCTCCGGCACCTGTTAAAACAACGCCTGCTTCCTTGCACTTTGCAACAACTTCTTTAGCACAGCCTTCATTAGTCTCAAATGAGATAAAATATCCGCCCATAGGCTTTGTCCATGAACCTGCGCCCGTTCCGTTTATTTCTTTATCGAATATCTCAAGTACTGTATCAAATTTAGGTCTTAAAAATTTCGCATGTTTTCTCATGTGTGCCTTGATTCCGTCAATATCTTTGAAAAACAATACATGTCTGTACTGATTAATCTTATCGTAACTTATTGTCTGTATTGTAAGTCTCTTCCGAATCCATTCAAGATTAGCCTTTGAAGATACAAGTGCAGATATTCCACCACCTGCAAAACTCACTTTGGATGTTGAACAGAATTCATATACCAGGTCAGGGTTACCGGCCTTGGCACATTCTGAAAGAATTTCAGGAATCTCAATACTTTCATCGTAAATATAGTGAAGTGCATACGCATTATCCCAATATATTCTGAAATCCTTTGCAGCAGGCTTTAACGCTGCAAAACGCTTAACCGTCTCGTCTGAGTACACAACGCCCTGTGGATTAGAATACTTAGGAACACACCAGATGCCTTTAATGCTTGAGTCAGATGACACAAGTTTTTCAACCATATCCATGTCAGGTCCATTCTCTGTCATAGGTATATTAATCATTTCAATTCCAAGGAGCTCTGTTATTTTAAAATGTCTGTCATAACCCGGAACAGGGCAAAGGAATTTTACCGGATTTTTTAATTTGCACCATGGTGTTGAACCCATTACTCCGAAAAGCATCGAATTAGCCACGCAGTCATACATAACATTAAGGCTTGCATTACCGCATACAAATACATTTTCCGCAGGTACACCTAAAAAGTCACCCATTAATTTTCTTGCTTCCTCGATTCCTTCAAGCACGCCGTAATTTCTGCAGTCAACACCTGACTCTGTTACAAGGCTTGTTTTTGATGTTATTACGTCAAGCATACCGTTAGTCAAATCAAGCTGTGCAGGTGATGGCTTACCTCTTGACATATCAAGCTTAAGGTTCAGCGATTTATATTCATCATACTGCTTGCTAAGCTCTGCTTCCAATTTCTTAAGTTCTTCTGTTGACATTTCAACGTAATTCATTAGTTCTACCTCCGAAATATATAATTATGCAAATACCAGAAACGCAATTACTGCTAATCCCAGTACAATTCTGTAAATTCCAAATGGTTTGAAATCATGTTTTTTGATAAATGACATAAGGAATCTGATTACAATTATGGATACGGCAAAAGAAACAACCATACCTACAAAAAGGTATATTGCTTCCGGTCCCGAAAATCCGCCGCCGTCCTTAAGAAAACTAAATATCTTAAGAAGACTTGCACCGAACATTGTAGGTATTCCAAGGAAAAATGTAAATTCTGCAGCTTCTGTCCTTGCCGTTCCGATAAGCATCGCACCGATTATCGTTACTCCGGATCTTGAAGTTCCGGGAATCAATGCAAGTACCTGAAAGAGACCTATAATAAGTGCCGTCCTGAATGTAATTTCTTTAAGACTTGTAATCTTAAATTCTTTATTTTTGTTAATATTCTCAACTACGATAAAAACGATACCATATATGATAAGAGTTGCCGCAACAATATATGGGCTTGTCATTATGGCATCAATCTTATCCTCAAAAAGTAAACCGATAACCGCTGACGGAATACAGGCAACTATGATTTTGAGCCACAACCATAACTTATCCTTATCCCAGCAAAGCTTAGCCGTCCCGTTATTCTTACTTACAGGCCAGAGTTTCTTAAAATATATTACTACAACGGCAAGAATGGCACCAAGCTGGATAACAACATTAAACATATTGATAAATTCCTGGCCTGATTTAAGATTAAGAAACTGCCCGAATAGAATAAGATGTCCTGTGCTGCTGACAGGAAGCCACTCCGTGATTCCCTCAACAATACCCAGGA
Proteins encoded:
- a CDS encoding aminotransferase class I/II-fold pyridoxal phosphate-dependent enzyme, whose amino-acid sequence is MNYVEMSTEELKKLEAELSKQYDEYKSLNLKLDMSRGKPSPAQLDLTNGMLDVITSKTSLVTESGVDCRNYGVLEGIEEARKLMGDFLGVPAENVFVCGNASLNVMYDCVANSMLFGVMGSTPWCKLKNPVKFLCPVPGYDRHFKITELLGIEMINIPMTENGPDMDMVEKLVSSDSSIKGIWCVPKYSNPQGVVYSDETVKRFAALKPAAKDFRIYWDNAYALHYIYDESIEIPEILSECAKAGNPDLVYEFCSTSKVSFAGGGISALVSSKANLEWIRKRLTIQTISYDKINQYRHVLFFKDIDGIKAHMRKHAKFLRPKFDTVLEIFDKEINGTGAGSWTKPMGGYFISFETNEGCAKEVVAKCKEAGVVLTGAGAPFPYGKDPKDSVIRIAPSYPTLDELKQAAELFTLCVKLVTVRKILSER
- a CDS encoding amino acid adenylation domain-containing protein, whose protein sequence is MYNVLTFLENSSLNYPDKTAVKDNNSEITYKELVINAKRIGTFLSEYDVRRKPVVVYGNKSVRVLTTFFGIVYAGGFYVLIDPSFPKERVMKIFNVLKPSVVITDEDKFDRIRECEYKGTVLDINSVEKDIDEAVLSTIRKNALDTDPLYGIFTSGSTGDPKCVVVCHRSVIDFINVFTETFGITDKDVIGNQAPFDFDVSVKDIYSCIKTGATLIIIPKEYFMFPNNVCDMLDDNNVTTLIWAVSALCLLNRLHGLKYKAPHAINKIMFSGEMMPVKQLNAWRSYYKDAMFVNLYGPTEITCNCTYYIIDREYSDDEKLPMGNAFLNEHVFLLDDDNSEITDKNIPGEVCVSGTALALGYYNNKEATAKAFVQNPLNDNFNELIYKTGDLAYYNDEGMFVFSGRKDFQIKHMGHRIELEEVDIAIGSICGIDRVCTFFDEAKNKMVSFYVGGIDKAELIAELKTKVPDFMVPNLFMQIDEMPLTKNGKIDRNTLKEIYRGGRK
- a CDS encoding delta-lactam-biosynthetic de-N-acetylase; its protein translation is MAENNVRKKKKRKNTTTGLVLLVLVLTVIILGIILIIVNKLDKNNKNNNKVSLKTSKIEYEADGSDFKISPSDVLNGPSDKVSTAVIDSTSVNAKNVGEYEIKVTCDGNTYTVTVSVKDTKKPVIDVANTTQKVPAGQELEADKVITNITDATECKTGFVMADELDDVAGKIKSTVSFNEKGTYTVYAVAVDSAGNYSTLPVTVEVTEAVKVDYLNSGAEVKVDANTDFNKIDNKTIPFGFSNEDRDENNRPNGCNYYKTKYGKYAVDFIQPNSKYVFLTFDEGYEYGNTPEILDTLKEKNVKAVFFVTLPFAKSEPELIKRMIDEGHVIGNHTVTHPSAGLQSLSVEDQIKEIKDVHDYMLENYNYEMYLFRFPTGAFSEQSLAIVQSLGYRSVFWSFAHRDWVVDDQPDVGESLQKAINQAHGGEIFLLHGVSTTDTKMLGDLIDGLRAKGFKFGYYAKTN
- a CDS encoding NUDIX hydrolase is translated as MADMQRIKRELKYAGAVVDVYADTMKFKNGNTEVWDTVLHKKGAAAVIPVLPDGRIILVRQYRNALDKEVLEIPAGCKDSPDEESIVCAARELEEETGYHSDCLEKLFTISTTVAVFGETFDVFVATNLVHTKSNPDPNEFINVEIHDIDELAGMIYSGRIQDGKTIAAILAYKDKYIKA
- a CDS encoding MBOAT family O-acyltransferase; this encodes MAYHMLVYVVAFLPATILLYQLVPQKFRYIVLLCANCIFFCSFSKGLIIYLIAAILVAYFFARWIEKIGEKKSDGQKAVTKAKRKVLALGIVLNLLVLVVLKYTNFFAKSFIDLTNVFGSKWKFAPIRFLVPIGISFYTLEIISYLTDVYRGTIKAEHNFAKVALYLSFFPQTMEGPIARFSETADDLYAGRGITFNNLKFGYQRIAWGLFKKMVVADRFYYMVSYIFSNYQKLDGSIMLVGAMAYTAQLYMEFSGGMDIIIGSGQIFGINLPENFRQPFASKNASEFWRRWHITLGTFFKDYIFYPVSLAKPVKNFAKKVKNVFGRNVSKFVAPTVALFCVWICNGLWHGAQWTFIFYGMYYFVIIFIETITEAPVKKLTDKLHINRDSNVYKAFQSVKLFFIVIIGEMFFRAESLKAGFIMFGKIFTDFHISYFWNHRFKLHLDAYDLIVALVGVLVVVIVGFIRERKPGLRERIDRKILPVRWIVWYACILTVIFFGAYGSGYSVVELIYAGY
- the proC gene encoding pyrroline-5-carboxylate reductase → MNTFGFIGVGNMGKAMLNGVLRVYNPNQVMITDASEMLRNNVAKETGVAVAETNIELANSVKYIILAVKPQCYDEVIRSINNVVTAEKIIISLAPGITTDYIQNKFSAQVRIVRCMPNTPALIGEGMTGVSYNPKEFDLEEMDVIAQFFSSFGKFRIVDEKLLNTVTCVSGSSPAYVYMFIEALADSAVKYGMSRNDAIEFAAMTVKGAADMVLTTKEHPAVLKDRVCSPAGTTIAGVAALEENGFRHSIIAATDKCYEKCTGLK
- a CDS encoding diaminopimelate decarboxylase family protein; the encoded protein is MNKELIKECILKYGSPSYIFDLDALKERVLNIKKILGKDINICYAMKANPFIIEEMKDYIDRYEVCSPGEYEICQRHSVKKDVIIVSGVNKTYESMERIMSLCNGDGIFTIESAEHYDILSKVCKEKNIHIRVVIRLTSGNQFGIDKDMFKNILLQLKDNEYLDFAGIHYYSGTQKKLKKVIKEVAMLEEFAKELQDEYGVATDILEYGPGLLFNYFEGEETPSFGEQLSELKDILKNIKSFKHITLEMGRFIASECGYYCTEVVDRKCNNGSEYAIVDGGIHQINYYGQTLGMKKPFMDVITCNNSYELQKINICGSLCTVNDVILRDVSLPQLDKGDILIFKNCGAYSITEGMALFLSRELPAVIFYNKDTGFVRVRDRIGTHLINDGQ
- a CDS encoding acyl carrier protein, translating into MEELINILEEIVPGVDYENTTTLIDDHILDSFAILSLVSEIEDAFDVEIAPVELIPENFNSAKSLWAMIERLKEEE
- a CDS encoding undecaprenyl-diphosphate phosphatase, whose product is MSLTELVKIVVLGIVEGITEWLPVSSTGHLILFGQFLNLKSGQEFINMFNVVIQLGAILAVVVIYFKKLWPVSKNNGTAKLCWDKDKLWLWLKIIVACIPSAVIGLLFEDKIDAIMTSPYIVAATLIIYGIVFIVVENINKNKEFKITSLKEITFRTALIIGLFQVLALIPGTSRSGVTIIGAMLIGTARTEAAEFTFFLGIPTMFGASLLKIFSFLKDGGGFSGPEAIYLFVGMVVSFAVSIIVIRFLMSFIKKHDFKPFGIYRIVLGLAVIAFLVFA